Within Massilia endophytica, the genomic segment CACCACGCCGAACAGGGATTTAGCTGACGCTTCCAGGTCTTCGCGTTTGGCCACATAGTGGCCCAGCGTGGGCCGCGTCACGTACAGCGAACCGCGGGACTGCAGCTCGGAAGGCGAGAAGGCGGGCGCTGGTCCGGAGGAATTGCCGAAGCTCACCATCAGGCCCAGGGGCGAGAGGCAGTCCAGGGAGCCGAAGAAGGTGTCCTGGCCGATGGAGTCGTAGACCACGGAAACGCCCTTGCCCTCCGTGAGCTCCTTCACCTTCTCCACGAAATTCTCGCGCTTGTAGTTGATGGCGTGCGCCGCGCCGTTCTCGATGGCGAGGGCCGCCTTCTCTTCCGAACTCACGGTGCCGATCAGGTTCACGCCCATCACGCGCGCCCACTGGCAGGCAATGAGGCCGACGCCGCCCGCGGCAGCATGGAAGAGAATCGTGTCGCCCGGCTTCAGCTGGGCCGTGCGGTGCAGCAGGTACTGCACGGTCATGCCCTGCAGCATCATCGCGGCGGCGGTATCGAAGGCGATCTGCTTTGGCAGTACCACCAGGATGTTCGCAGGCATATTGCGCAGCTGCGCGTAGGCGCCGTTGGGCCGGGCGGCGTAGGCCACGCGGTCGCCTACCTTCACCTCGGTGACCCCTTCGCCCACCGCCTCCACCACGCCCGCACCTTCCTGGCCCAGGCCGTTCGGCAGGGGCTGGGGATAGAGGCCGGTGCGGAAGTAGACGTCGATGAAGTTCACGCCGATGGCCTCGTTGCGCACGGTGGCTTCGCCGGGGCCGGGCGGCCCCACGTCCACGTCCACATACTCCATCACCTCCGGACCGCCGGTCCGGGACATGCGGATTGCCTTGCTCATGGCAGCCT encodes:
- a CDS encoding quinone oxidoreductase family protein; protein product: MSKAIRMSRTGGPEVMEYVDVDVGPPGPGEATVRNEAIGVNFIDVYFRTGLYPQPLPNGLGQEGAGVVEAVGEGVTEVKVGDRVAYAARPNGAYAQLRNMPANILVVLPKQIAFDTAAAMMLQGMTVQYLLHRTAQLKPGDTILFHAAAGGVGLIACQWARVMGVNLIGTVSSEEKAALAIENGAAHAINYKRENFVEKVKELTEGKGVSVVYDSIGQDTFFGSLDCLSPLGLMVSFGNSSGPAPAFSPSELQSRGSLYVTRPTLGHYVAKREDLEASAKSLFGVVASGEVKIAINQRYNLADVGQAHTDLESRKTTGSSILLPH